The Megachile rotundata isolate GNS110a chromosome 4, iyMegRotu1, whole genome shotgun sequence region TCTTATAGTTAATTTTGTTTCCCTTGCCAGAATATAGGCATAAAAACACATATGATTTACAGATAAATATAACCATCCTTGTCTAGGTAAACGAGATTTCCAATAACTAAAAAAAATGCAATACTTTCTtagaaattatagttggactaaCTGTATTCTTAATGTAATTATAAGCACCTGCAGGAATAATAATTAACCAACTTATCCTCCTTTGGTACATTAAATAGTTGGTGAAATTTAAAGGATACAGTTTTAAATGATTCTGGATCATCTTCTGTGAATAACAATATGTATTATGAATCATATGAAGTGttatttcttaattaattgcataattattaatttaccatCTGCAAACTGGCTATCAGGAATATTGTTTGCAATAATAGATTGTATTTTACAGCAaacaaattcagtaatttcttCTTCTGTGTCAAATGACTTTAAAGTGTCCATTAAATTTGAATGGAGCCATTCCCAATCTTGTAAAATTTCTTCATGGGTCAAGGAACATGCAATCTCTACACaagttttaaaaacaaaatttgtttctgctattttttaaaaaatttacaagataACCATTACATTTTACCTTACCCCAATAAACTTCTGATGATGGTGTTTGATGTAATATTCTAAAAGGTGGAGGCTTAGTATCTAAGACACTGTCCAATGTTCCTACTATAATAGAAGTAAGACCTTTTGTCTTTCCATGTCCTTTACGACGTTGTAAAACAAAATATACAGTTGCTTGTTCTGTTACcctatacaataaaattaaggGTACCAGATTACTTCCTGTAATAGATTTTTTCAGTAGCAAACATTTcagaaataattgtataaatccTTTAAATAGGACACCCTGTGCATTAATTACAATACAGATACcaaagaagtttgaaaatttattttgtataatagtatacaaatattttatattactggAATATATATTACTGTAAATATATGTGTATAGACAATTTATCGAAGTCGTATTCAATAGCGTGATTGTTTCTTATCAAGAATAAACCGTATCTCTCGTACGTTTGTAATTTATGACATTTTACGTTTATACAATGCGCGGCAATGTAAGAAGATGCaacgatttaaaatttaaaagctgCATAAAATTTCAGTTAACATGCTCAGCTAATAAACTCGCAAAATACTTAATTTCGATCGTACTTTTTGAAAGTAAACAAATAACATCGTCCAGAGAATCATTAGTTGGTTGTTACTGAAATATTCTATCCGTTTAATACAGCATGTATAAATTAGAAAAGCTTTTATAGTAGTATAacgtttaaaatttgtttaaattacaaaaagaaGCATACTGTCAGCTGTCTTTGACATACGATGTAAACAGTAATTATAACAAAACATGGATCTCTGTGTACACGTATCAATTTACCATAAAGCATTTGCCAGTAGAACTTCTTGTGGCTTCACCCACATATTGACCACCGTTGTTCCAGCACATATGGCACTAACGATACAAATCCAAACACTCTTTATCCAAGACACTTACAAAATTCTCTGTCTATCGAACTGAGAAAAAAATACTTGCCAAAGATAAACACCAACACGAAGTAGCCTGTTGTCAGCTATGTAAATTCGAACAATTTCGCCATtcctttaaattaaaatgttactaAGGTTACgacttttgaaacattttattatatcgcTTACAAGTGCATTATATAACATAGAATATAGTTCAGTAGGATAGgttttatttacataaatatttatataaataattataatcaactttataaataaaaagttgTTCCTACTatcaatgaatatttttttgtataataatgATTGATAATATGTTGCATcttaatacataaaattgtatttttcttaaatgtaaaaaaaaagatTATAATTTCTCCTAAacaatatgtattatttatttagttttatgCATATTTATTCTAATAGATGTCGCTGCAATTCCTAACCCCGACAATATCTGCACTAGAAGTTCATGCACGTGCCTAGGTTAAGACACGGCACAATTTTATAGATCGTTGTGTAGAGAAAATGGCGTCTCTCACAGGAGTTCGTTTTTTAATGAGAAATACCAGTACTCTTAAAAATTCAATCAGTCGACCATGCTTACGTGGTGTTATTACACAACTTCAGttaaacgaaaaatattttcattgtaaaCGACAAAGTACCATTAAAGTTTTACCGCAGGTAAACATTGCTCTTTTCTATAGCTCCGTGAAACTCCCTTTTGATGGTTCATATATTGGACTTAAAATTACGTATTATGTAACTGAAATAATTCGTATTTtgacaaaatataaaacaatagaTCGTTTTATGTTTATagcaataatttaacaaatactATTAATATAACATGTCACATTATAATTAAATGCGATGCATATAAAGTGGAATGTCTTCATATTTTCGATATCGATATTCggattttgtttttatattgatattattttatttaacactgAATTTGTTCTACGATCAAAGGCAGAAAATAGTGGTTTCTCGTGTTTTATTCTTTTCATTCAACTTCTCACAAACtttgttaaaaaaagaaatattatagcaatataaaataatacagaaaTGGTCTTGTACACATAGGTAACAACACAGAGTGTACGATTGTACTGTGTAGATACCAAAAGACAGACTCTTGAGAAACGTGTTCTAACAGTGATCAAAGCCTATGATAAAGTATCTGCAGACAaggttgtaaaattatatattttctacAAACTATTGTTTTACAGGGCCCACGAGTCAAGCAGGTGCGTCACTACAGTCATAAGGCACCATTATCACTTGAGCTTATTAAGGAGCGTGTGCTTTTAGTACTCAATCTCTATGATAAAATTGATCAAAACAAGGTATCTGATCATCATAATAGGATATAATAGTGAAAATGCGTGTGAAATTGGTTTTgcaaatattatataatgtagCAACctcctatttaaaaaatatttcaaaataattttgcttGTTTCAAAGCATCTACAacagataattttttataaacactTGGCTTGAATCGTGGAGTCTCTGTAATAAACtgatatgtaaatttaatttttatcttatattttttatgtttttttttgtagatataaaaatatatattattttgattACATATCAGTTATTTGATCTCACTATTTATGGATATATTCtgactaataattttaaatcttaCACAGTTAACCCTGGAATCCCATTTTATGAATGACTTGGGTCTGGATTCTTTGGATCACATAGAAGTTATAATGGCAATAGAAGATGAATTTGGTTTTGAAATACCAGATATGGATGCAGAGAAATTATTACGACCAGCAGATATAGTACGTTATGTTGCAGACAAAGAAgatatttatgaataaatatcTACATAAAAGTTACCACTTTATagtcagatatttttatttttaacatattgtataagaaaaacatttttgaattttgttttgcctgtatataaattttcagttgttataataataaagcAAACTATTAGATTCAAATATAAatgaacatttattatttatgatacTATAAAGGAAACAAATTTATATTCCATTTATAAATACTGCATTTTGAAGtaaagaataaattaattagaattaaGTTGAcgccaataataaaaattatgttgtAGGAAAATGACTGAAATACAATATTgttgatcaaattttattgtataaattttttccaaatcattttaactttttattattaataagacttaataattttaaaatatttaaaaagtatcaaagttttgaatttaatCCTGTTCGAACTTCTTTGAAGACGTCCCAATGCGCGAGTATCTGACATTATCCGACTACCCCACACATCCCTACTTTCAAGTCTATTTTCTCCGTCAATCCTGACAATGATGCGGGGCagagatttttaaaatattgatctCGTTTGATATGCCATAAGCTGGAACTTCGAAGCTTtgcaaatttgcgaatttacaaTTCTGGAACGTTTTCGGAATCGGATTTTCAGtctataaaagtttgaaaagtccTAATGTagagaatatataaaataaaagaatactgaGTATACGCGTTTACACGAACGTCGTAAAGAATGCTTGTGTGATACTTTTGGTTCAAATAATATTCGAACAAATCAGAATTAACATacgtaaaataaacaaaaattcgtcgaataatgagtataatttCCGGCTGAacgaaaatatgtaatataaaaattttgaaatgacaCAGCAATGCCATCTAACGGCATTTTGACAGAAATCTCTTTGACGTTTGGGATCAACGCGTTCGCGCTGTGCGCGTCTATGGTTCTGCTCGCGTGGAAAGTGAACGAGAAAAATTCGTGACGTGCTTAACCCACATTTTTCTTGTAGTATTTGTAAAATGTTCgtttttctgcaatttttccTGTTGTTTCTGTAAACGcctaattttaaacaataatttttaaaagattgAATCTTCCAAAGTGACCATTCGAATGTTCCGTGAAAgaacataatgcttatattcgCGTATGGACACCAGTGCCAGAACGATAGTTAGGTGAGTGAACGTACGAGAGGTCCCTGAACGCCAAGTTAGATATCACAGCTGGTATCCTGACTTTTAGTACGATGATTTCAATCCttcatattttaactttctcCAGCATACTTATTGTGTTATTTGTACACAAAAGCTGCTTTCTCATGATTTTTGTTACATAATTATCACAATTTTGAGTTTTGTCGCGCGAAAGTCTACAGTTTTTGTTCATAGTACAAATTATCGAACTGATTAACGAACTTAAACGGATTTCATGTTGCAACACGAATGTCAATGAGGTTCTTTATTTATTCgactttcataaaaattgtggTGTATTTGTACATGTTTTTACGTATTCGTAAAAGGGGTTACTTAAAATTTCGAATCGCCTATATATGCTTTCTCTAATAAACACCATATTATTTACATTGTTTATGATTTGTAGGTTTTATACAAATAAGAAACAAGTGATACTGTCCTAAAGGCAGTATGAGTGTaagtaaaatacattaaaaaccaTTGcataaagttaaataaatataatattatgtattaatattttaaacatatttgtaGAATCCTTATAGAGCCAGACCAACTAGGTCTAGAGTAGATCACAATTTAGGATATGGAGTTCATAATCAAAATGTGTGGAATCCAGTATCTAGAGTACAATCAGATATGCCATCGAATGATTCCATTCAACGTCAGCCCCCCATTGTAAATCAGTCTAAACAATCAACTGATCCTTGGAATAATTCATGGAATTGGGACTTTGACAAGCAAACAACAGAAAATCAACAACAACAGCCCCAACCGCAAGAACATCAGCAACACTATGTACCTTCATATACGAATCAAGGACAACTTATATCTAATTCTGTTCAAGATCATTGTTATCAAAATGTAAATGGTAACAAGTCTGACTTGCTCAATCAGAACTTAATGTTAGATAGAAATGCATCTGCAACAATTGCCAATAGACCACCAACTTCAAATCATTCGGACACCTTTAAACCTTATTCAAATTATACTCAATATCAGCAATATCCAACGCTACCACCACCACCGCAAGTAACTTCCTCCAAACCTGGATCTATGAATTTTGATCAACCTCAATGGACAAATGAACAGCCTAAAAATCTTCCTTATGGACagcaaatatcaaatatacagCAGCAAAAAGATCAAGGAACTCGTCCTGCTTTAGTTGGTAGTAATTACAATTGGAATAAGCCTGATCAAACAAATTTAATGACTCCACATAATTGGCAAAGTCATACTAATTTGTCAGGTCATGTACAAGATCCAAAAATAGATAAGGAAACACATGGTTTTGATGACATGGGTAATCAGAGTGTACCATCGTTACAGCAAACTAGTACAAATCAGCACCTTTTACCCTCTACTGAAAATAAAGAACATTCCATAAATGAAGCTAATAATTGGTCAAATCAAGTTAATGTATCAACTCTTCAGAGAAATAGTCAAAATCGTGATACCATATTGACCAATCAACAACCAACACAAACATATAATACCAATAATGAATTTAATTCATGGTCACAAACAGGAAACATAGATACTTTGCAGCAATGGAAACACACAGATGATACATATTCGAATCAGTGGTTACAGGAACAACGagagaataataatttaatagaagAAAGCATCAAACAAGATAATACTGCTACTCTTGCAACAAATGACTGGCAACAAAGTCATTCTCATCATGCTTTACCTAATGTGATAACAGCAACAGAGCCCAGTACAGacgatgaaaagaaaaaatctATTCCTTTGTTACACGCAAATTCTTTAAACTCTATGGATACTAATATACATACAAAAACGAATGTCGTTAAATCACAGTTATCAGATTCTCGTCTTAATGTGTCTGGTACTCCTGAAACTGTATCAACAGTTGCCAGTTCCGAAAATGTTTCAATGCAAGAAAGTAATGACTTTAACCTAGTTAGTGAATCAATAGAATGGGGAAAAAATAATGCAACAGAAGAATTACCTGCAAAATTAGAACAGTTGAATCTTGGTACTAAATTGAATaaacatttggaaaatttaaatgaaCCAAAAGAAATAAATCCTGTTATGGCAGAGGATGCATGGAGTCAAAATACAGCTTCCCATACAAGTACTACACCTGATAATATACCTGGGTTACCTTCAGATTATGTTTTACCTGGTACTGAAAGCACTCATTCTAACGaaaatcaaaatattattaGTAAGGAACATTCAATGCTCAATACATATCAAATGTCGAATGTTAAACCAATGGATAGCATAGCACAAAGTGGATATGATCAGTGGTACAGTCAAGCTGCATTGCCACTCTCTTCAGAAAATACATGGTATTCAAAAGATCATATTTGTCCACCCAAGGAATGGGTTACCGAACAAAAcgtagaaaattatgaaaatatacaGCAGCCTtcagagtttgtaaatttagaagtaGTTACTCCATCATTACAGAAACGCGATATCTACGGCTCTAGAGATTCTATTAACAAAGAAACTTTAGATAACGATCCGAAACCAGTTGTGAATCCTGTCAAGGAACCAACTAATGCGCGTGATTTCAGACAAGAAGTAAATAATATCGAGGTACCCTCTGCTCCACAATCGGCACGTTCTCATACGCTCCTTCAGTCAGAACAGGTAatgtaataattcaatttttcatataagtaaaaagtaaataaaaattgttttacagGTACCAGATAATTATGAGTTTGCAACAAATGATAGAAATACGTTTTTGGAAACTGGAGAATTAACCGATTCTCATCAGGAACATGAACCAACACCACCGAGCCAAGATGATGAAAATGATGAAGTGCCTAATGACATTCCTTTCTTGCGAGAAGTACCAGGACAATCAAGTTCCATAGACCCACGAAGAAACGACCCAACAGGACAGGAACAGTATATTCAATCCGGTCAAAGACTACCTGATCCAAGAAGAAATGATCCTTCTGGTCAGGAGCAGAGTGTTCCGTTAAGAAATATGTCCGATAGATCTGAACGTCGTGATGTTCCACCAGGGCAGGAACGAAACGTACCTTTACTTTCACGAACGGATTCCGATACGATGGAACGTCGCAATGATCCATCCGGCAGAGAACGATCTCTACCTCCGCAGCAGTCCCGCAATGATCCTTCTGGAGAAGAAAGACATCAGTCTCAACCTCAGATCATGCTTGAACCTAGCGAAACGAGAGAAGTACCTGGAAGGGGTAACGAATCTGAAGATTCATCTCAGCAAACCAATGAGAATTTAAGACAAATACCAGGAGGCGCATCTCCAAACGAAGTCACTCAATCATCGGATGATAGATCCAATGGAAGGATAGTTACAGGTTCTCAAGAAGTTGCTTCTACAGGCTGTGAGAGAAAATTTTATATGTGCGCGAATTTTGTTTTCGAACGAATAATTCTTATTCTTGGTTTTAGCTACGATACAAGACCAAACGAACGACTCGAGGAATAAGCGCGAAGAAGCAGTTGGTGCTTCTATACGCGAAAATCAAGGAGTTGCCATTTTATCGAATCGCAGAGACTCGTACGATGATGAAGATGATGAAGGTTCTGCGAACAGTAGAGACGATAGCAGAGAAAGACGTCGCGATAGCAGTTCTGAACGTCGACGATATGAATACGAACGAAAAAACGCATAGtcagtattaataaattatacatgtGTACTGATTCATattctatttaataattatgtaatgATTTATTTGCAGTTACGATCGTGAACGGGAGTTCGACGATGATTATTTCTATGATCGTCGTCGAGGAGGAGACAACGATCGAACGTACCCTACACGAGACGAATTCGACCGTCGGGAAATTCCGTATCGAGAAGATGATCGCAAGCATCATAGTCGCGATGATCTGGATAGACACGCGAGGGAAGAAATCGACAGAAGAAGAGTTAAAGAAGATTTGGACGAGAGAGACGGAAGAAGAAGGCCTGAAGACCgtagaaaagaaagagacgaTATGCGTCGCAGGGACAGAGAAGCCAGGGAATATGATCCGCGATACTCTAGAGATCGTGAATATATTGATCGTGATAGGAGAAGGGATGACCGACGATCGAGACGATACGACGATTACGATATAAGAGATCCATATAGAAGAGAATATTATGATGATCCTTATAGTAGAGGGTACTTATTTCTTCAATACGTATTAACATTTCAGGATACAGAGTTAGTTTAGATATATATCTTTTTCCAGGTCTAGGCCATCTAGTAGATCTTCTTACAATGATAGAGATCGAGAATATTATATGCGAACGAGAGATCCCTACTACGGTTACAATGGTATGTAAGTCAATCAggcattttattaaatttatgttgtcaaataaattaatatatattattgtgATATAGGATATCCTGGATACGATTATGGTGCCCATTACGCCAGTAATTATTATGCGTATATAGAAAATTTACGACGTACAAATCCTGCTGCTTATTCTGAATGGTATCATAAATATTATGCTAACCAACACCAACAACAGCATATATCTCGAGGTGCAAGTAATTATCCAGAAGATAGAGCAAGTGTTCATTCGGGACGAAGCTCCTGCGACGAAAGGTAAGCGTTAAAAAAGTGATTGGGAAAGGAAGCAATTGGATCtgaatattttaactttatttttctaTAGATTTTATAATATCGATTATGTGTTAGATTTTTTACAAATCCAAGTGCATGCTTCCACTCATCAAACAAAGCATTGTATGTTCCGTATTTCGGGTATCCTGGATGGACCAGGAGTCCACAGCGAAGACAGAATTCAAGTTATCGAAATTTAAATAGGTGAGACCGGGAGAATTCTCTCGGTTTGACACTTTCAAACGTTAGACATCCAATTTTTTGTTTCTAGTAATAATTTAGTTAAAAACGTAAATATCTCTTTCTGAATTAGGCGTAAATCCTTTAGTAGATATATattcaatttcttttacctttgtaaattttcttaaaacaaAAAATCCTGTCTTCTTTTCCTGTAGATGCTAAATAATATTCTAATATAGTAACTGCTTTGAATACGTTATTTTCTGTTGACGATTAAAAGGAGGTTCATGACTATTGTTGTTCCTgttgtaattttattgttatcgAGTTCAATTCGTAATACGAAAAACATTGTTTTTCAGGACGACTGGAGATAAACGTACTATAGGTGATATATCTATGCTAGAAGATTCGATATCCACTTCGGCGCGCATGACACCGTCTAAATATTCGGTTTCTCATGTATACGGtacagtttaaaattaaaaaaaatttttttcgtAGATTatcatgttttataaaaatattttatttttagggtGTTTTTCTATCGGAGCTCTGATACACGTACATCCAACTTATCCGAGTGATGGTGAAAGGGCCAAAGTAGACATTATTAGATTAGACAACTTACTGTCGTATGATCCTGTAACGCGAGATTTACGAGCTTATCCCGGACCTCTGATTAAGCAAGTGTAATCAGTACTTCTATGATCTAAGCATGTATATTTTCtagttaattgaatttcttatcatttttaatgttacaatatatttataggTATGCATGCTTAGGTATTGGTTAGAATTGCACTGTTTTCATTTTAACGTTTATTTTTCTATACAGGGGTGTTACTCATAAGAAAACTATTATTGAATATTGTGAGAACAAAATTAAGAAAGCAGCATCAAACGAAGAGATGACCGATCGAGCTTCGTACATACTTTTATATGAGCTAATGATTATGTTAATCCAACAAAATGGAGTAAGAGATACTTTTTaagcatatatatatatgcgtATAATTCTATACCTAATTGCATGTATTTTTTCAGAATGTTGTTGGTGTTGATATAGCAGCATTGTTGCTCAGAAACAAAGATTCATATCCTTATGATATGAATAAGCAAAAAGATTCGGGAAGAAGGGAATCGGTCATATCGCAGAGATCTGGTGTCACGATCGGAGATAGTCTTCAAAGTAGTGTAGATGGTGTGACAGcttccgaaaaagttgaaaataaacCACGAAAAAGTATCGAACAAATTACGGACGAGTTTAGAAATACGCTACTTTATGGATTAGTTCAAGAAGCACTAGGTACATGTATTTCTGTATTATGGGTGTCATTCAGTATAAAAACcatttaaatgtatatattttattttttcggtATAGAATATGCAATGAACGAAGGACTTTGGGGACACGCACTCTTCTTAGCTAGCAAATTGGATAAACGTACTCATGCATCTGTTATGGCACGTTTTGCAAATAGTTTACCGTATCATGATCCATTGCAAACTTTGTATCAGCTTCATTCTGGCCGCGTGCCTGCTGTTGTTACCGCTATATCGGATCCACGATGGGATGATTGGAGACCTCATTTAGCCATGATTATATCAAATACGTCTGCTAACCCTGAAattaatcgtcgttcgatcacGACTCTCGGAGACACACTTTCCGCACGAGGAGACATTCACGCGGCTCATTTTTGTTACATACTTGCACAAGTTGACTTTGGTGCTTATGAAGCAAGTAACGTGAAGCTTGTGTTAATTGGTGCAAATCATCATAAACCGTACAATTCATTTCTTTCAACGGAAGCAGTTATGCTCACGGAAATATATGAGTACGCTAGAAACCTCAGTGAACCAGGATTTACATTGGTggatttacaaacttttaaatttgatctAGCGGTAAAAATGGTGGATCATGGATTAATAGAAAAAGCTTTATTGTACATAGAAcaaattgcaataaatattgCTAATGAACCATCGAAGTATAAGAAATCGTTTATCGATGCAGTGTATAACTTAGGGGACAGAATTAGATATCATGATCCAGTCTATAAAGATTCCATAGATGAAGCTACAACTTTAGTATGGTTTAATAATTTAGCTGAAATTGTTGGTAAATTCCATGTAAGTTCAAATAGATTAATTCTTTGAAAACTTATTCTTGCCATATggaaagaaaaattatacatttctatGTTTTTACAGTCTGGAGAAATGATTGAAAATGAAGATTATGGTTCTCAAACTAAATTagcaaaatataatgaaaattcaGTAATGCAAGAAACGAAACAAAAACCGAATATCGTTCAATCAGAATACAGGGAAGGCCCAATATCAATGATGGAAGTAGCTTCAAGCAATGTACAATCAGACTGGCAGCCTTTATCTTTGCCGTCCAATATATCAGATGCTTATGATCAAAGCATGCAGTATACCACTAATAACGAAGAATCTTCTCAATATCAACAATCACAACAGCAAGATTATTGGAATCAAGATTCGTATTATCAGAATAATTATGGAAGAAACGACAGCACTGTTACTAATTGGCAACAACAATCAACTCATACGTCGTATCCTACGGAACAAGGTGACGTCGATAATTCACAGCCACAGGAAAAATGGAACTATGAGGTAAATTAATCGTTGCAATTGTATTCATACGTTTTATATCATCACACGTGCATTATCATAAAACTATTATGAACGCATTGTCAATTTCATTTGCATGCGTGTTTTATGTATCCAAAAGTTTTGCGTTTATTTTCTTCGTTGATTAGTATGTAGAAATAACATGTTTTCAACTTTTTCTTGATGCTTTCATATGGACAGACGGAAAGGGAAGAAAAAACACCCACTCCTGAAGTAAGTAATTATATGCTTACTCCGGATAGTAATCTCGATCCTGAGTGGTCATTGGATGACACCAATGTTAGTTCATTACGACGGCGAAAAGTATTAACCAATTCAAACCAATACATCGCTTCTTGTTCTTCTGTTTCTAATCTTAATACCTCGACGACAACATCGTCGAGTTCTAATCCTTATAGATCTACCACTTTAGATGAAAAATCTGTGAAATCTAGAAAGCTTACGACGTACCCAAAGATTAATGCAAATTATCCAAAAATTTTATCTAATGGTAAAATCCATCcaaaagatataaataaaataaagaaattagacGGCAGATATATAAAACCGCCCTCTTCGAAGCCCCCTGTCTTTTTAAAATGTAAAGTTAAAAAGAAAACTGAG contains the following coding sequences:
- the Sec16 gene encoding endoplasmic reticulum export factor secretory 16 isoform X2 yields the protein MSNPYRARPTRSRVDHNLGYGVHNQNVWNPVSRVQSDMPSNDSIQRQPPIVNQSKQSTDPWNNSWNWDFDKQTTENQQQQPQPQEHQQHYVPSYTNQGQLISNSVQDHCYQNVNGNKSDLLNQNLMLDRNASATIANRPPTSNHSDTFKPYSNYTQYQQYPTLPPPPQVTSSKPGSMNFDQPQWTNEQPKNLPYGQQISNIQQQKDQGTRPALVGSNYNWNKPDQTNLMTPHNWQSHTNLSGHVQDPKIDKETHGFDDMGNQSVPSLQQTSTNQHLLPSTENKEHSINEANNWSNQVNVSTLQRNSQNRDTILTNQQPTQTYNTNNEFNSWSQTGNIDTLQQWKHTDDTYSNQWLQEQRENNNLIEESIKQDNTATLATNDWQQSHSHHALPNVITATEPSTDDEKKKSIPLLHANSLNSMDTNIHTKTNVVKSQLSDSRLNVSGTPETVSTVASSENVSMQESNDFNLVSESIEWGKNNATEELPAKLEQLNLGTKLNKHLENLNEPKEINPVMAEDAWSQNTASHTSTTPDNIPGLPSDYVLPGTESTHSNENQNIISKEHSMLNTYQMSNVKPMDSIAQSGYDQWYSQAALPLSSENTWYSKDHICPPKEWVTEQNVENYENIQQPSEFVNLEVVTPSLQKRDIYGSRDSINKETLDNDPKPVVNPVKEPTNARDFRQEVNNIEVPSAPQSARSHTLLQSEQVPDNYEFATNDRNTFLETGELTDSHQEHEPTPPSQDDENDEVPNDIPFLREVPGQSSSIDPRRNDPTGQEQYIQSGQRLPDPRRNDPSGQEQSVPLRNMSDRSERRDVPPGQERNVPLLSRTDSDTMERRNDPSGRERSLPPQQSRNDPSGEERHQSQPQIMLEPSETREVPGRGNESEDSSQQTNENLRQIPGGASPNEVTQSSDDRSNGRIVTGSQEVASTGSTIQDQTNDSRNKREEAVGASIRENQGVAILSNRRDSYDDEDDEGSANSRDDSRERRRDSSSERRRYEYERKNAYYDREREFDDDYFYDRRRGGDNDRTYPTRDEFDRREIPYREDDRKHHSRDDLDRHAREEIDRRRVKEDLDERDGRRRPEDRRKERDDMRRRDREAREYDPRYSRDREYIDRDRRRDDRRSRRYDDYDIRDPYRREYYDDPYSRGSRPSSRSSYNDRDREYYMRTRDPYYGYNGYPGYDYGAHYASNYYAYIENLRRTNPAAYSEWYHKYYANQHQQQHISRGASNYPEDRASVHSGRSSCDERTTGDKRTIGDISMLEDSISTSARMTPSKYSVSHVYGCFSIGALIHVHPTYPSDGERAKVDIIRLDNLLSYDPVTRDLRAYPGPLIKGVTHKKTIIEYCENKIKKAASNEEMTDRASYILLYELMIMLIQQNGNVVGVDIAALLLRNKDSYPYDMNKQKDSGRRESVISQRSGVTIGDSLQSSVDGVTASEKVENKPRKSIEQITDEFRNTLLYGLVQEALEYAMNEGLWGHALFLASKLDKRTHASVMARFANSLPYHDPLQTLYQLHSGRVPAVVTAISDPRWDDWRPHLAMIISNTSANPEINRRSITTLGDTLSARGDIHAAHFCYILAQVDFGAYEASNVKLVLIGANHHKPYNSFLSTEAVMLTEIYEYARNLSEPGFTLVDLQTFKFDLAVKMVDHGLIEKALLYIEQIAINIANEPSKYKKSFIDAVYNLGDRIRYHDPVYKDSIDEATTLVWFNNLAEIVGKFHSGEMIENEDYGSQTKLAKYNENSVMQETKQKPNIVQSEYREGPISMMEVASSNVQSDWQPLSLPSNISDAYDQSMQYTTNNEESSQYQQSQQQDYWNQDSYYQNNYGRNDSTVTNWQQQSTHTSYPTEQGDVDNSQPQEKWNYETEREEKTPTPEPSQPMISMTPSTRKQYDPLEELDALETPKQASKPVSTAKKTSEKSTEKKPSNSGSSWFGGLFSKLAPKPRNQMILPDDSNPTIVWDPVAKKWTNKDEDGESNSTTLAPPPKAADMGFRAPVTEHTPQPLQPSQPIQPPSQADESAVNKFKLPKGRSMRANYIDVMNPNSSKSNAPPSAVPTPVTSPLVPMAASSPQLFIPAPVNDPNAPVDFLTSTSTPVAPSTNASENTSQGLSRWSSTSSLSREVQSYTMRDPRLLQRNKGPMMYNPNEVKNRPAKNMQQQSRYQPR